gagagagagagagagatggggagagagagagagagagatggagagagagagagagagagagatggagagagagagagagagagagagagagagatggggagagagagagagagatggggagagagagagagagatggggagagagagagagagatggggagagagagagagagatggggagagagagagagagagagagagagagagagagagatggggagagagagagagagatggggagagagagagagagatggggaaagagagagagatggggagagagagagatggagagagagagagagagagatggggagagagagagatggagagagagagagagagagatggggagagagagagagagatggggagagagagagagagagagatggggggagagagagagagagagagagatggggagagagagagagagaga
The sequence above is drawn from the Osmerus eperlanus chromosome 24, fOsmEpe2.1, whole genome shotgun sequence genome and encodes:
- the LOC134010797 gene encoding chromobox protein homolog 8-like; the encoded protein is RERDGEREREMGRERERWGWGEREREREMGRERERERERGR